In the genome of Verrucomicrobiota bacterium, one region contains:
- a CDS encoding FAD-binding protein, whose translation GYIKSRFPTIYARCLEFGIDMTKEMIPVAPAAHYMCGGIRTDTFGRTSVPGLFALGECACTGVHGANRLASNSLSESLVFGTRAIAKAAAYAEGVKAPSLRAIATPLVRPAPTVSRRNRNLRRLMWRRVGIVRTEAGLDEAVRLLKVKARYAEKQARAGMNVPVLELRNLATVGLLVARAARWRTESRGTHFVAEHPKEDRTFLKHYTMQREA comes from the coding sequence CCGGCTACATCAAGAGCCGCTTCCCGACGATCTACGCGCGCTGCCTCGAGTTCGGCATCGACATGACCAAGGAGATGATCCCCGTCGCCCCGGCGGCCCATTACATGTGCGGCGGCATCCGCACCGATACGTTCGGCCGCACGTCGGTCCCGGGATTGTTTGCGCTTGGCGAGTGCGCCTGCACGGGCGTGCACGGCGCCAACCGGCTCGCGAGCAACTCGCTCTCGGAATCGCTCGTCTTCGGCACGCGCGCCATCGCCAAGGCGGCGGCTTACGCCGAGGGCGTCAAGGCGCCTTCGCTGCGGGCGATCGCAACACCGCTGGTGCGGCCCGCGCCGACCGTGAGCCGGCGCAACCGCAACCTGAGGCGCCTCATGTGGCGCCGCGTCGGCATCGTACGCACCGAGGCCGGCCTCGACGAGGCAGTCCGCCTGCTCAAGGTCAAGGCCCGCTACGCTGAGAAGCAGGCGCGCGCCGGCATGAATGTCCCCGTGCTCGAGCTGCGCAACCTGGCCACTGTCGGCCTGCTCGTGGCGCGCGCGGCCCGTTGGCGCACCGAAAGCCGCGGCACCCACTTTGTGGCCGAGCACCCGAAAGAGGACCGCACCTTCCTCAAGCACTACACCATGCAGCGCGAGGCGTGA